A genome region from Dolichospermum compactum NIES-806 includes the following:
- a CDS encoding BrnA antitoxin family protein produces the protein MKPEYDFDQAKRGAIIPQQGKTRITIYIDDDILEAFRQKGDAEGKGYQTMMNQALREYLDQAKPPLDEDTLRRVFQEELRAVTFVS, from the coding sequence ATGAAACCGGAATATGATTTTGATCAGGCTAAACGGGGTGCGATTATCCCACAACAAGGTAAAACTCGTATTACCATCTATATTGATGATGATATTTTGGAAGCGTTTAGACAAAAAGGAGACGCTGAAGGGAAAGGTTATCAAACAATGATGAACCAAGCGTTACGAGAATATCTTGATCAAGCCAAACCCCCCTTAGATGAAGATACACTACGCCGAGTTTTTCAAGAAGAACTGCGGGCTGTAACTTTTGTCAGTTAA
- a CDS encoding BrnT family toxin: MGFRGFRLNFSQIHIIVEWNPEKAKSNLQKHGISFSDAEAVLFDPYALSFEDQSAKGEQRFIIMGMDHLWRLLVVVYTYRGDNIRLISARPATPKERREYETGI; the protein is encoded by the coding sequence GTGGGATTTAGGGGATTTAGACTTAACTTTTCACAAATACATATAATAGTTGAATGGAATCCCGAAAAAGCTAAAAGCAATTTACAAAAACACGGAATCAGTTTTTCTGATGCTGAGGCTGTGTTGTTCGATCCTTATGCACTTTCCTTTGAAGATCAATCAGCAAAAGGTGAACAGCGATTTATTATTATGGGGATGGATCACCTTTGGCGGTTGCTAGTAGTAGTCTATACCTATCGAGGTGATAACATTCGCTTAATTTCTGCCCGTCCTGCTACTCCTAAGGAGAGACGTGAATATGAAACCGGAATATGA
- a CDS encoding DUF3352 domain-containing protein yields MSAKKPSFFIPVIGTAVIIAGGIAAYIYLKGGTDSSNPLGSAKLVPATALMATYIDTNPESWNKLQQFGTPQAQKLLAKEFQNFNQQMLNDSKISYEADIKPWVGGVMIAVLPPDAKKVSQDNFRASEAPNYLLVVGIKDKLAALKFANRLKDQKNVKIQESDYKGQKIIESTGQGQPTYVTFVNNDYLLLTSNKQAVEKAIDTYKGEPSFVTKEGANDILSKGVDVKNGLAQIYVPDYANMIQQLTAFNPQSKQLPPQTLAQIKQVKSLTAGVGIDDEGLRLKAIVNLDPQLNKFQYQATPAKIVGQFPSETLALASGQGISKSWETFVEQSKDYPELNQGIQQARTQLKVLQIDLDKDIFGWMNGEFGLGAIQSNQGLLANVGFGGALVLDTSDRKTAEATFTKLDNFAKQQSLNVAQRSIGGKNVTEWQIPQQGALVAHGWLNDNTAFVAIGGPVAETLANRKGAALDQSDTFKTVTGSLQKPNGGYFYLDMDKTKTIIQRVSAQSQPLPADATAILDSIRGVGVTVNSPSKSMTQMEMLLSLKSGKGK; encoded by the coding sequence GTGTCTGCCAAAAAACCATCGTTTTTCATCCCTGTAATTGGTACTGCTGTAATTATAGCAGGGGGTATAGCAGCTTATATATATCTTAAGGGTGGTACTGATAGTTCCAACCCTTTGGGTAGTGCTAAATTAGTACCTGCAACTGCATTAATGGCAACTTATATTGACACTAATCCTGAATCTTGGAATAAGTTGCAGCAGTTTGGTACACCCCAAGCGCAGAAATTACTAGCTAAAGAGTTCCAAAATTTCAATCAACAAATGTTGAATGATAGTAAGATATCCTACGAAGCAGATATTAAACCTTGGGTTGGTGGAGTAATGATTGCGGTACTACCACCAGATGCAAAGAAAGTATCTCAGGACAACTTTCGCGCATCCGAAGCACCAAATTATTTGTTGGTGGTCGGGATTAAAGATAAACTGGCTGCCTTGAAATTTGCTAACAGATTGAAAGACCAAAAAAACGTCAAAATTCAGGAATCTGACTACAAAGGTCAAAAAATTATTGAATCTACAGGTCAAGGTCAACCGACTTATGTAACGTTTGTGAATAATGACTATTTGCTTTTAACATCCAATAAACAAGCTGTAGAAAAAGCGATTGATACTTATAAAGGCGAACCTTCTTTTGTCACTAAAGAAGGTGCAAATGATATTCTGAGCAAAGGCGTGGATGTTAAGAATGGTTTGGCGCAAATTTATGTCCCTGATTATGCCAATATGATCCAACAATTAACGGCATTTAATCCTCAATCTAAACAATTACCCCCACAAACTCTCGCGCAAATTAAGCAAGTGAAATCATTAACAGCAGGGGTGGGAATAGATGATGAAGGCTTGCGATTAAAAGCAATTGTGAATTTAGATCCCCAACTAAATAAATTCCAATATCAAGCTACTCCCGCCAAGATTGTGGGACAATTTCCTAGTGAAACTTTGGCTTTAGCCAGTGGACAAGGTATTAGTAAAAGTTGGGAAACTTTTGTGGAACAATCCAAAGATTATCCTGAATTAAATCAAGGAATTCAACAAGCGCGGACTCAACTAAAAGTTCTGCAAATTGATTTAGATAAAGATATTTTTGGCTGGATGAATGGCGAGTTTGGTTTAGGTGCAATTCAATCTAATCAAGGTTTATTAGCCAATGTGGGTTTTGGCGGTGCGTTAGTATTGGATACGAGCGATCGCAAAACTGCCGAAGCTACCTTCACCAAACTCGATAATTTTGCCAAACAGCAGTCTCTCAATGTCGCTCAAAGAAGCATTGGTGGTAAAAATGTCACAGAATGGCAAATCCCCCAACAAGGCGCTCTCGTGGCACATGGTTGGCTCAATGATAATACAGCATTTGTGGCTATTGGTGGACCTGTTGCGGAAACACTAGCAAATCGCAAAGGTGCAGCACTTGATCAAAGTGATACCTTTAAAACTGTTACAGGTTCTTTACAAAAACCTAATGGTGGTTATTTCTATTTAGATATGGATAAAACCAAAACCATAATTCAGCGTGTATCCGCTCAAAGTCAACCTTTACCTGCGGACGCTACCGCTATTCTTGATTCTATTCGTGGTGTTGGTGTGACTGTTAATAGTCCTAGTAAATCCATGACTCAAATGGAGATGTTGTTATCTCTTAAATCTGGTAAGGGGAAGTAA